One Mytilus trossulus isolate FHL-02 chromosome 5, PNRI_Mtr1.1.1.hap1, whole genome shotgun sequence DNA segment encodes these proteins:
- the LOC134717486 gene encoding uncharacterized protein LOC134717486, which translates to MEYQRHYQPTFTHLNNVRSNNQIMHQYQPTYSLPTSSRSTSHMSYQQNTMLNPSSQDITMATLQNFNTQSDRGDQPPKCDLRCKCCAVQMAFGLVCACNLTKESVGTQTDILVLNMTTEDYFKPKTTAFKLLQNQITSVLHTTKLSSTSDKTFEDSVSEVINFINDLPDTPRTREKVRTRFRKRMYNQKGYKKNQRVSHSNWRKC; encoded by the exons ATGGAATATCAACGTCACTACCAGCCAACCTTTACACATCTTAACAATGTGAGAAGTAACAACCAGATAATGCATCAATACCAGCCAACTTATTCTCTGCCAACTAGTAGTAGATCAACAAGTCATATGTCATACCAGCAAAATACG atgCTAAATCCTTCCTCTCAAGACATAACTATGGCCACACTACAGAACTTTAATACACAATCTGACAGAGGAGATCAGCCACCAAAATGTGATCTAAGATGCAAGTGCTGTGCTGTACAAATGGCTTTTGGACTAGTGTGTGCCTGTAATCTGACCAAAGAAAGTGTTGGTACACAGACTGATATTTTAGTTCTCAACATGACTACTGAAGACTACTTCAAACCAAAGACAACTGCCTTTAAGCTATTACAG AACCAGATAACCAGTGTCCTCCATACAACCAAACTGAGCAGCACATCTGACAAAACTTTTGAGGACAGTGTTTCGGAAGTTATCAACTTCATTAATGATCTACCAGATACACCTAGAACCAGAGAAAAAGTTAGAACAAGGTTCAGAAAAAGAATGTACAACCAAaagggatataaaaaaaaccaa agagTTAGCCATAGCAACTGGCGGAAGTGTTAG